In Mustela lutreola isolate mMusLut2 chromosome 16, mMusLut2.pri, whole genome shotgun sequence, the genomic window TACTTTGAAAGAGATTACATCCTCTAATGCAGGGGCCTtctctataaagggccagatagttaagtattttaggctttgcaggccataccATCTCACCGTAATTACTCAATTTTGCTGAAAGCATAAAAACTGccacagaaataaatggaaataaatgggcGTGGCTacgttccaataaaactttagtTACAACATCAGACAACAGTCTGATTTAGCCCATGAGCCAGTGTCTGCCAACCCCCCATCCAGACAGCCAAACAACAGCAATAACTAGTTGCAGAATTTAAGTGTAAAAACAAAGATTTCATGAACTCCTAACGCTTTATTCTGACATCTCCTCAGAATCCTTCTATCTTCCTGAATCACCCTGATCTTTTTGACCTGAATTAAGTGGGAATTCCTCTAACTGCCTTAGTACCACAAACTACTGAAAACTCTAACTACAGCTTCCAATCACTTACAGCCAGACGAGGAAGACAGTAACACAACATCTGCCCAGAGGTCAcatcaagggggggggggggggagcatccTAATTAAACACTGAAGCTCATCAAGGGAGGTGTCCCCTCTTACCACCTGACCTTCCCCTCCCACCGCGGACACAGCCTCACTGACAGCCATTCCAACAAAGCAATGCctgtagagaatttaaaaaattaaaaataattactgggAACGCCGGGTTTATAAATCAGCCTTTGCAAAGCAAACCAGGTTACCTACGTTTTTAGCCTTAGAGCCACCATGCCAGTAAGTACTGGTATGCTCTGTGGCAGCCCACTCTACTTCAAAGAGAAGAGACGTCCACAAGGCTAAAGGCTGAACAGCTACTACACAGAAATCAGGCTCCTGTGAACGGCAAAAGGAAAAGTGGACACCAGCACTATTAAAGCTCGGGAAGAAGATGACTCCGGAGCGCCCGCACGTCCTGGAAGTGAAGGCGCCCGATTCACTCTGCATTCAGTTACTTCATCTGAAATGGGCAGAAAAGCGGTTACTGCAATTTATAAATGGACATGTTTCATAGTCCAGGAGAAGGAAGGACTTTATCTAGAAGCCACAGCCTACCTGGGCAAGGACACTTTCTAAGGCAGGAACGCAGGATACAAGAGTGAACTCGGCAACACTGAAAAGCCGCGTGCCCATCTCCAGCCTCTGGTCTTTAAGCCCGAAACCACTGCTGCAGACTGAAAGTGATTCGCAAGGATTTGCTTGCTTAGAATTTTCAGTGCAGTATTGTTtcaaaaatcaagaataaaaatcTTCCACACCCACCAAGACCTATActtcccaagagaggagcagGTAGGGGGTGAGCAGAAGTGCTACAAGCAATCTCTGAGGGAGGGGccagagcggggggggggggggggcggccggGAGTGTGCGGGAGATTGAATAGGAAGGGCCCGTGGCCCCAGACCTTCGGGACATTCCTCCTGCTCTAAGCTTTAGGGTTTGGCACACCCCATCCAACTGGACCACAGAACCTGCTTGCAGTGTCTGCCAAGTCAACTATGGATGTCAGAAAGGAAAGATCTTCGagaatgaggaagctgagaggcgCTTCAGGGAGCAGTGCAGAGACACGGAGTTTACTCAAAGCGGTTCCATCGAATAACACGTTTATTCTTGATGCTTCGGAACCCCCTCCCCTTTATGATTAGAGAACCAACGACACAAAGCTCTTTGGATGTTCTGAACCAACTCAGCTAGTCCCGGATCACAAAGTCCTGAGTCTGCTGCTGCCGATTTCTGGCGGGGCATTAGGGGGCATCTGAGGTCCGCTCTCTGACATCAGACAGAACAAAGCTGGAACCCTTATGCAGAACATAACCAGCAGTCATGTATCTTActaattaaaggaaaaaactgtCTTGCTGGAAGagtaaaagaatgagatcttttaGGTAATTTTCTGGTTAGCTGAGTGTTAAATAAAAAGAGATGTTTTACTTAGTCCTTAAGTACTTATTTTGTCTCAACTATTCTCCACTGTATTGGTCCACACCCTCATAGAGGAGCCATCAATGCAACCAACACAATGCAGTGTTTCCTGAGTGACTGAGGAACCAGTCGTTATTTTTAATACAGCATCATCAGTTTCTATATCAATGATGATTATATAGAATCCCACCCCAATCAGAAGTTCAGAAAATTGGACTGAACATATTCTGAGCCTAGGGTGAGGTCTGAGAGTTGGTTTTAAATaaatccctttccttttcttatttattatttttttttaaattccatttgccTCTCCGCCTTCAGACGAGTGCAGTCAAGAGCTCTACTCCGGGACAGCTGCTTGTTCAGAGCGTAGAGCCTCTGCAATGCAACAGCTGTTCCTCTAAGAATGTATTTTCACCTCCTGCGCTTCCCCTGATGATGCCGGGAATGCTTGAGGAGGTTCGAGAAGGGGTCCCTGACAGTGAAGAAGGATGGAGAAAGGAGACAGCGCAGGAGGTGCACGAAGGCATGAAAAGACAAAGCTTATGAAAGAGAAGGCCAAGAAGGGGGGCCGTGGGGGAGCTGCGAAGGGTCAAAGGGCAGGGAGAAATTGCCAGAAACAGCCCAGTGTACTTTGTTTCGTCTATGTAAATTAACCTGAAGATGCAAATCCTTACTCGAAGCAGTCTGGTTCTTACAGGTACAGATGCTGATGTCAATGGATCAAAACAAAGTAAGACTAAAACCACGTGGAAAGCTCTTGCCCCAGCATCTGCTCTGCCTGTTCCTTCTAGCAGCCTTGTTCACTACAGCAAGGACGGCCTCTGAAGCCATCCACCTGTGCCGGTCACTGCAGTTAAACTGGTGGTTCAAACAGTCAATCCAGAGGTTAAGACAAGGACTAATTCCCCAACTTTAGAGAGAAACAAGATCCTGTTACCAAATGAAAATGATACTCTCAGTGACCAGCTGAAACCTGCAGTATCCTTTGTTCCAAAGTCATGAATAGGCTGTCGCTCCTGATGGTCCATCCCTTACCAATCAATTTTGGTTTCAATAACCCAGGTCACTGAAATGTGTCCAGACACCACACAGACCAGGCTGGAAACCCTTGGACGGAAGCTGTTGTCTCTAATGCCTGAATAAGAACAGCCACAGTCTTTTGCTGAGTGTTCAGCTCTCAGAGAATTCAAGGTCAGCCCCTCCACGGCCTTCCACGAGAAGAGTGAGGTTTTAAAAAGGAGGCCAGGATCTTAACAAAACAGTAGCAGGAAAGACTATAAATACATGTTTACATTAGAGAATCACTCTAAAAGATTTCATTGTAGTTCAAATTCAAGTGGATTTCAAGACAGCAGGGACGAAAAAATCACAACGACTGTAAGGAATGGCCTACCTATTCCTGAATTAGCTCCAGTGACCACGACCACTTTGCCGGTGAAGTCGCGGCCCTGGAGGATCTCCATGGCGGTGGTGCTGCCGTCGTATCTCTGCCTGCTGGTTGGCTTCGTAGGGTTATCATCCACCGTGAATGCCAGTCTCGGGTCCAAATAGGtggttcttttatttatatgGCTGCAGAGAAAAGGAGGAGTTACGCAGGAACTTAACAACATCAATGCCCAGTAGGTGCGCTGACAAATTACAGTACATCTGTACAAAATGATACTCCACGGCCATTCAGCACCACTGtcttgaaaaatatatacaggAGAAAATGTTCACAAAACTTTACTGGAGAAGGACAGGGTCCTACACAATTCACAAAGCACACtccctaccttttttttctttgaagaaaaacagACTTggagaataaatttaaaacaattaaaagtaGTTATTCCTACTGGTAAGATTAcagttatatactatatatttttctagCTTCGAGGTATATTACTTTTACAAGAAATTTGTAAAATTTGTTGTAATTTCTACTGAAAATTACTACTGAAATTTTTACTGAAAACCAAAATGACTGAGTTTCTATATAGACACTTACTCGACAAAAAAAACTTGTCCGTTCTCATCAGTTTCTTGTTCCCATCCATATGGCAAATCTGAAACACAGGAAGACTGACAGGTCTACATGCGGCAGGGATGGGGCACACAGAGGCCCGTGCCCTTCCAGCCCCTGCCCCAAAGCCCTTCCCACCGACCAGCAGCCATGCTGGGCCAACTCGGGCCATGTGTAGCAACTGTGGCTGTTACAAAAAGCCCAAGAGAAATCACCCTCACCACTCCACCCCTCTCTCACTGCCGCCTTCTGCCATATCCCATGAGCTCCGAAAGAGAGCCCGATTCCTTGATGGCTCCCTCCTAGAGAACCTTCCAGAAATGACAGAGCAACCTGTCTGTCCCCTGACAGTTTTGCTATCTAATTAATGCTTTAAATGCAAGGTTCTTTGCTTTATGACAACTACATACAAACCTCCTgctattcgttttctttttccagtcttTGGATGTTCCCACTGGGTTTTCTCCTCAGCATgactgtttaaaaaagaaaaaaaaaaagttaaaactccacaaaaaaatagtaaatgaagGTTACACTACTAAAAATTAATCAAGGCattgcttcccccctcccctgcccaaacAACACTATTTCCCAAGAGAAGTAAAGCCAGAGTTCAGaaaagacatattcagaacataaATGCTCTGGTCCAATtccctggatgggaaggagaagcagcccgAGGAAATCTCCTGAAAGCCTGACTCTGTGAGCAGGCTGTGGAGGACGAGAAAGAGAAGCGGACGGGAACCCCTTGGGTCAACTTTAGGAAGCTTAGTGAATCACTCAGAATATCCAGAGatgttttgcatttgttttcgTTTTATTTCAGGAGAGATGAACAAACATCAGTCTACTTTATGATACTGATATTTAGACATCGTTTAGCTATAATATTAATCTTAAGTATTTACTCTTTCCACAGATAtaactttgaagtgttttaagcACTGACTCCTAATTGCTCCCAAGAGGTATTTAAGAATGCCTTTAGAATAGGTCACTTCACTGCAAGTTACTCAACTTCAGAGCCTCAGTTTacctatctgcaaaatggaaatgatCCTAAAACTCATCTCCAGGAATTGCTATGATAAGGTATATAAAGGGCAGAACACAGCACCTGACATATAAAATACCATCAAAAGTGCTAcctattattttaaacaaatcaaaTACACAAACTAGTCTTATTTCTGTGGTAAATTCAGCATCTCCTCTAACAGCAAATAAAGTTATAATTAAAATCATCAGTCAATAACAGACAAGAGAATACCTGTCAACAGGTGataaagaatcaagaaaaacat contains:
- the WWOX gene encoding WW domain-containing oxidoreductase isoform X6, translating into MAALRYAGLDDTDSEDELPPGWEQRTTKDGWVYYANHAEEKTQWEHPKTGKRKRIAGDLPYGWEQETDENGQVFFVDHINKRTTYLDPRLAFTVDDNPTKPTSRQRYDGSTTAMEILQGRDFTGKVVVVTGANSGIGFETAKSFALHGAHVILACRNMTRANEAVSRILGEWRERERERAKAQAG
- the WWOX gene encoding WW domain-containing oxidoreductase isoform X7 yields the protein MAALRYAGLDDTDSEDELPPGWEQRTTKDGWVYYANHAEEKTQWEHPKTGKRKRIAGDLPYGWEQETDENGQVFFVDHINKRTTYLDPRLAFTVDDNPTKPTSRQRYDGSTTAMEILQGRDFTGKVVVVTGANSGIGFETAKSFALHGAHVILACRNMTRANEAVSRILGEWVF